Proteins from a genomic interval of Zingiber officinale cultivar Zhangliang chromosome 2A, Zo_v1.1, whole genome shotgun sequence:
- the LOC122041583 gene encoding 65-kDa microtubule-associated protein 5-like isoform X2 has protein sequence MIKPLLEDLRKMKEERIKEFQDVQSQIAWVCSEMSGNIYHGSSISSQVDEQDLTIKRLGDLKSQLLELQQEKNLRFQKVNIYTKQVLDLSVVLSIDFNKMIHEVHQNFGDSAINQTRSISNDILSRLAGIVHSLNQEKKQRLQKLQNLGATLIELWNLMDTPVNERERFDHVTCMISASVDSVLGQGCLAHDVIEKVEIEVERLNALKVVKMKEILLRKQNELDEIYKSVHMDIDFERTRKMLVNLIDSGKEDLFDLLSSMDNQIQKAKEQALSRKDILEKVDKWKYASEEEKWLDNYEKDENRYSTGRGVHKNLKRAEKARILMNKIPALLENLIAKTKAWEREHEIPFMYYKARLIDSLEEHSRLRQQREEEKRRSREQKRLSAAAPEAPLGSKPSPLRQFPAKKPLGQSSIANMACGTPVSSGRRVATPYGRHGFASSGEEKKGGRGNVVAPVNYVSLQKVDESLPRNNSLLVVSP, from the exons ATGATAAAACCATTGCTGGAGGATTTAAGAAAGATGAAAGAAGAAAGAATCAAGGAATTCCAAGATGTTCAATCACAAATTGCATGGGTATGTTCTGAAATGTCTGGTAACATCTATCATGGAAGTTCCATCTCTTCTCAGGTAGATGAACAAGATTTGACAATTAAAAGATTGGGAGATCTGAAGTCCCAACTTCTTGAACTTCAACAAGAAAAG AATTTGCGCTTCCAGAAGGTTAATATCTACaccaagcaagttcttgatttaTCAGTTGTATTATCTATTGACTTCAATAAGATGATACATGAAGTGCATCAAAATTTTGGTGATTCTGCAATCAATCAGACAAGAAGCATAAGCAATGACATCCTTTCTAGACTAGCAGGAATTGTTCATTCACTAAATCAAGAAAAGAAACAGAGGTTGCAAAAG CTTCAAAATTTAGGGGCTACACTCATAGAGTTATGGAATCTCATGGACACACCCGTCAATGAGCGAGAAAGATTTGACCATGTAACCTGCATGATATCTGCTTCCGTTGATTCAGTACTTGGCCAGGGATGCCTCGCACATGATGTAATTGAGAAG GTTGAGATCGAAGTTGAAAGATTGAATGCGTTAAAAGTTGTCAAGATGAAAGAAATTCTTTTAAGGAAGCAAAATGAACTCGATGAAATTTACAAAAGTGTTCACATGGATATCGATTTTGAAAGAACAAGGAAAATGCTCGTCAACCTCATTGATTCTG GGAAGGAAGATCTATTTGACCTACTCTCAAGCATGGATAACCAGATACAAAAGGCTAAAGAGCAAGCTCTAAGTCGAAAAGACATTTTGGAAAAGGTGGATAAATGGAAATATGCATCTGAGGAGGAAAAATGGCTTGATAATTATGAGAAG GATGAAAATCGCTATTCTACTGGCCGAGGAGTTCATAAGAATCTTAAACGTGCAGAAAAGGCTCGGATACTGATGAATAAGATACCTG CTCTGTTAGAAAATTTGATTGCAAAAACAAAAGCGTGGGAGAGAGAACACGAAATTCCATTTATGTATTACAAG GCACGCTTGATCGACAGCTTGGAAGAGCACTCCAGATTGAGGCAGCAAAGGGAAGAGGAGAAACGACGATCTCGG GAACAGAAGAGGCTATCAGCGGCGGCGCCGGAAGCTCCGTTGGGAAGTAAGCCGAGTCCGTTGAGGCAATTTCCGGCGAAGAAACCACTGGGCCAGAGCTCCATCGCCAACATGGCTTGTGGAACTCCTGTTTCCAGCGGCCGCCGTGTCGCTACTCCGTATGGGCGCCATGGATTCGCATCATCTGGCGAGGAGAAGAAAGGTGGGAGAGGAAACGTAGTTGCTCCTGTAAACTACGTTTCCCTTCAGAAGGTGGATGAATCTTTGCCTCGCAACAACTCGTTGCTCGTTGTATCGCCATGA
- the LOC122041583 gene encoding 65-kDa microtubule-associated protein 5-like isoform X1 — protein MPRLLSPPPRTEVASCGSLLRELQDLWNEIGEKDIERDRAILQLEQECLDLYRREVDKTRKHMAELHQMLVEGKADISSLISTLGEQRESFVHIENAAGALREQLAMIKPLLEDLRKMKEERIKEFQDVQSQIAWVCSEMSGNIYHGSSISSQVDEQDLTIKRLGDLKSQLLELQQEKNLRFQKVNIYTKQVLDLSVVLSIDFNKMIHEVHQNFGDSAINQTRSISNDILSRLAGIVHSLNQEKKQRLQKLQNLGATLIELWNLMDTPVNERERFDHVTCMISASVDSVLGQGCLAHDVIEKVEIEVERLNALKVVKMKEILLRKQNELDEIYKSVHMDIDFERTRKMLVNLIDSGKEDLFDLLSSMDNQIQKAKEQALSRKDILEKVDKWKYASEEEKWLDNYEKDENRYSTGRGVHKNLKRAEKARILMNKIPALLENLIAKTKAWEREHEIPFMYYKARLIDSLEEHSRLRQQREEEKRRSREQKRLSAAAPEAPLGSKPSPLRQFPAKKPLGQSSIANMACGTPVSSGRRVATPYGRHGFASSGEEKKGGRGNVVAPVNYVSLQKVDESLPRNNSLLVVSP, from the exons ATGCCTCGCCTCTTGTCGCCGCCGCCTCGGACCGAGGTCGCCTCTTGTGGCTCTCTGCTTCGAGAGCTACAG GATTTATGGAATGAAATAGGAGAGAAAGACATTGAAAGAGACAGGGCTATACTGCAGCTTGAACAAGAATGTCTTGATCTGTACAGGAGAGAAGTAGACAAAACCAGAAAACATATGGCAGAGCTACACCAGATGTTGGTGGAGGGCAAAGCAGATATATCTAGTCTTATATCCACACTTGGAGAACAACGAGAATCATTTGTGCAT ATAGAAAATGCAGCAGGCGCACTCAGGGAACAGTTGGCGATGATAAAACCATTGCTGGAGGATTTAAGAAAGATGAAAGAAGAAAGAATCAAGGAATTCCAAGATGTTCAATCACAAATTGCATGGGTATGTTCTGAAATGTCTGGTAACATCTATCATGGAAGTTCCATCTCTTCTCAGGTAGATGAACAAGATTTGACAATTAAAAGATTGGGAGATCTGAAGTCCCAACTTCTTGAACTTCAACAAGAAAAG AATTTGCGCTTCCAGAAGGTTAATATCTACaccaagcaagttcttgatttaTCAGTTGTATTATCTATTGACTTCAATAAGATGATACATGAAGTGCATCAAAATTTTGGTGATTCTGCAATCAATCAGACAAGAAGCATAAGCAATGACATCCTTTCTAGACTAGCAGGAATTGTTCATTCACTAAATCAAGAAAAGAAACAGAGGTTGCAAAAG CTTCAAAATTTAGGGGCTACACTCATAGAGTTATGGAATCTCATGGACACACCCGTCAATGAGCGAGAAAGATTTGACCATGTAACCTGCATGATATCTGCTTCCGTTGATTCAGTACTTGGCCAGGGATGCCTCGCACATGATGTAATTGAGAAG GTTGAGATCGAAGTTGAAAGATTGAATGCGTTAAAAGTTGTCAAGATGAAAGAAATTCTTTTAAGGAAGCAAAATGAACTCGATGAAATTTACAAAAGTGTTCACATGGATATCGATTTTGAAAGAACAAGGAAAATGCTCGTCAACCTCATTGATTCTG GGAAGGAAGATCTATTTGACCTACTCTCAAGCATGGATAACCAGATACAAAAGGCTAAAGAGCAAGCTCTAAGTCGAAAAGACATTTTGGAAAAGGTGGATAAATGGAAATATGCATCTGAGGAGGAAAAATGGCTTGATAATTATGAGAAG GATGAAAATCGCTATTCTACTGGCCGAGGAGTTCATAAGAATCTTAAACGTGCAGAAAAGGCTCGGATACTGATGAATAAGATACCTG CTCTGTTAGAAAATTTGATTGCAAAAACAAAAGCGTGGGAGAGAGAACACGAAATTCCATTTATGTATTACAAG GCACGCTTGATCGACAGCTTGGAAGAGCACTCCAGATTGAGGCAGCAAAGGGAAGAGGAGAAACGACGATCTCGG GAACAGAAGAGGCTATCAGCGGCGGCGCCGGAAGCTCCGTTGGGAAGTAAGCCGAGTCCGTTGAGGCAATTTCCGGCGAAGAAACCACTGGGCCAGAGCTCCATCGCCAACATGGCTTGTGGAACTCCTGTTTCCAGCGGCCGCCGTGTCGCTACTCCGTATGGGCGCCATGGATTCGCATCATCTGGCGAGGAGAAGAAAGGTGGGAGAGGAAACGTAGTTGCTCCTGTAAACTACGTTTCCCTTCAGAAGGTGGATGAATCTTTGCCTCGCAACAACTCGTTGCTCGTTGTATCGCCATGA
- the LOC122041584 gene encoding squamosa promoter-binding-like protein 9 has protein sequence MEAPPAPAYDGIAPTEAETAIWDWGNLLDFSFAGDDSLILPWGTPEEAGTPQEVDSTPYPLSSPHSVPLPSPPTVDSVGRVRKRDPRLVCPNYLAGVVPCSCPEVDEKVIEAEKVEVGARKRARSGGASTSVVRCQVPGCEVDIRELKGYHKRHRVCLECANASSVELNGEQKRYCQQCGKFHVLANFDEGKRSCRRKLERHNNRRRRKNNDPNNLVEKETEAQGDPLLGVTCDGELIKETPHVLGCNTAETVLSSKTQDGETVDSEDGQGSPIASLPRLNNDELLTSVEAHKDERNSLSKSSPSSTFCDKKSAYSSRCPTGRISFKLYDWNPAEFPRRLRHQIFQWLANMPVELEGYIRPGCTILTVFIAMPEFMWEKITQDVAHSLRDLINQPGSLLLGRGTFLIYLSNTIIQVLQDGTTLTNIKMEVQSPRLHYVYPSYFEAGKSLEFIACGSNLGQPKLRFLLSFCGKYLKHEVEQITTSSEHELFRIKVKHTDPEVLGPAFVEVENVSGISNFIPVLVGTKDVCSELERIEELFAGTHDDSSLVFHADSSRSCKILMSGQYAMSTLLLDIAWLLKAPHPEEIEHLRSLTNVQRVTSLLKFLLPNKFLSILRLIVCHLDDHIRIKGVDNPDSWTSNADLKQFHEYLNHAKEILFQEKLYHFRSEVESRNSVSRSLMLQYEKSNMGDKFYANQDDEPIRDSSFPDPLLPSMEHDVEMPLVTKDVIHRHTCYQNSFVDVFSNKITRSRLSLFVAVSVILCLVACTILFHPRKAGDFAISIRRCTFGDTA, from the exons ATGGAGGCCCCTCCAGCTCCGGCGTACGATGGCATCGCACCCACGGAGGCGGAGACGGCGATCTGGGACTGGGGTAACTTGCTCGACTTCTCCTTCGCAGGCGACGATTCGCTGATTCTCCCGTGGGGTACCCCCGAAGAGGCTGGGACGCCACAGGAGGTGGACTCGACTCCTTATCCCCTGTCTTCCCCCCATTCGGTGCCGCTGCCCTCGCCGCCGACCGTGGATTCGGTGGGCCGGGTCAGGAAGAGAGATCCCAGACTCGTTTGCCCGAATTATTTGGCCGGGGTGGTTCCGTGCTCGTGTCCCGAGGTGGACGAGAAGGTGATAGAGGCAGAGAAGGTGGAGGTTGGCGCGAGGAAGCGAGCAAGGTCAGGCGGTGCCTCTACCAGCGTTGTGAGATGTCAGGTGCCTGGGTGCGAGGTCGACATCAGAGAACTGAAGGGCTACCATAAGAGGCACAGGGTTTGTCTCGAATGCGCCAATGCATCATCGGTGGAGCTCAACGGGGAGCAAAAGCGCTATTGCCAGCAGTGTGGCAA GTTTCATGTTTTGGCCAACTTTGATGAAGGCAAACGTAGTTGTAGAAGAAAATTAGAAAGACACAACAACAGAAGGCGGAGAAAGAACAATGATCCAAACAATCTAGTAGAAAAAGAaacagaagctcaaggagacccaCTACTAGGTGTTACATGTGATGGTGAACTAATAAAAG AGACACCACATGTATTAGGGTGCAACACAGCTGAGACAGTTTTGAGCAGTAAAACTCAGGATGGGGAGACAGTAGATTCTGAAGATGGGCAGGGTTCTCCCATTGCTTCACTTCCTAGACTTAACAATGATGAGCTTTTAACTTCTGTTGAAGCTCATAAGGATGAAAGGAATTCACTTTCAAAATCTTCCCCTTCAAGTACATTTTGTGACAAGAAGAGTGCTTATTCATCTAGG TGCCCTACAGGTCGAATATCATTCAAGCTCTATGATTGGAACCCTGCTGAATTTCCTAGACGGTTGCGCCATCAA ATATTTCAATGGTTGGCAAATATGCCTGTCGAGCTGGAAGGTTATATTCGACCTGGATGCACTATATTGACTGTATTCATCGCAatgccagagttcatgtgggaGAAA ATAACTCAAGATGTGGCTCATTCTTTAAGAGACTTGATTAATCAACCTGGAAGTTTGCTACTAGGAAGAGGAACCTTTCTTATTTATCTCAGCAACACAATCATTCAGGTTCTACAAG ACGGTACGACACTGACAAATATCAAGATGGAGGTGCAGTCACCGAGGCTTCATTATGTTTATCCGTCTTATTTTGAAGCTGGGAAGTCACTGGAGTTCATTGCATGTGGCAGTAATCTTGGGCAGCCTAAACTTCG GTTTCTGTTATCCTTTTGTGGGAAATATTTAAAACATGAAGTGGAGCAAATCACCACCAGCTCTGAACATGAGCTGTTCAGGATAAAAGTGAAACACACTGATCCAGAAGTGCTTGGCCCTGCTTTTGTTGAG GTTGAAAATGTGTCTGGAATATCCAACTTTATCCCTGTTCTTGTTGGTACCAAAGATGTATGCTCTGAGCTAGAAAGGATTGAAGAGCTTTTTGCTGGAACCCATGATGACAGCAGCTTAGTGTTCCATGCTGATTCCTCAAGATCATGTAAAATTCTTATGTCCGGTCAATATGCTATGTCTACGTTGCTCTTGGACATTGCATGGTTACTGAAGGCACCTCATCCAGAAGAGATAGAACACTTGCGGAGTTTGACAAATGTCCAGAGAGTAACTTCGTTGTTGAAATTTCTACTCCCTAACAAGTTTTTAAGCATCCTCCGATTAATAGTGTGCCACCTTGACGATCATATTCGTATTAAAGGAGTTGACAACCCAGATAGCTGGACTTCTAATGCTGACCTGAAGCAATTTCACGAGTACCTTAACCATGCAAAAGAAATTCTTTTCCAGGAAAAGCTGTATCATTTTAGATCAGAAGTAGAATCAAGAAACTCAGTTTCCAGATCCCTCATGCTACAATATGAAAAGAGTAATATGGGTGACAAGTTCTATGCAAATCAG GACGATGAGCCAATTAGAGACAGTTCATTCCCAGACCCACTGCTGCCATCCATGGAGCATGATGTTGAGATGCCACTTGTGACCAAGGATGTCATCCACAGGCATACTTGTTACCAAAACTCTTTTGTTGATGTATTCTCAAACAAAATCACAAGGTCTCGATTATCTTTGTTTGTAGCCGTAAGTGTTATTTTGTGTTTAGTAGCTTGTACCATCCTCTTTCACCCGCGCAAAGCTGGGGACTTTGCAATTTCCATTCGAAGATGTACGTTTGGTGACACGGCATGA